A stretch of the bacterium genome encodes the following:
- a CDS encoding DUF3108 domain-containing protein: protein MKFFCYKFLCIIFLSTLIIACSVIGNAQPVFVEGEKFEYKISWLGIKAGSGSLELAEILDIDGREVLHIKARGDSIGLVSIICKIRDSMESYIDKEKQYSLKCIKDFREGFYKKKETTRFDQEKHEAYVNEKTIEILPEAKDPFACLYYIRAQELVVGETVSLNAYDNRKDHRLKVNVLKKETIKIEKNTYETILIEPVLEGLNLEGVLKVEDSKIKVWLTDDERRIPVRVQMKITFGSIVVELVNSELP from the coding sequence ATGAAATTTTTTTGTTATAAGTTTCTGTGCATTATTTTCTTATCTACGCTAATTATTGCGTGTTCCGTAATTGGCAATGCTCAGCCGGTTTTTGTTGAAGGGGAGAAGTTTGAGTATAAAATTAGTTGGCTCGGAATAAAGGCTGGATCCGGAAGCTTGGAATTAGCTGAGATATTGGACATTGACGGTAGGGAAGTTTTGCATATTAAAGCAAGAGGAGATTCAATAGGACTGGTTTCTATTATATGTAAAATAAGAGACAGCATGGAATCCTATATAGATAAAGAAAAACAATACTCTTTGAAATGTATTAAGGATTTCAGGGAAGGATTTTATAAGAAGAAGGAAACAACTCGTTTTGATCAGGAAAAACATGAGGCATATGTGAATGAAAAAACTATAGAGATTCTTCCCGAAGCAAAGGACCCTTTTGCATGTTTATACTATATAAGAGCTCAGGAACTAGTTGTAGGAGAAACTGTAAGCCTTAATGCCTATGACAATAGAAAAGATCATAGATTAAAAGTGAACGTTCTGAAAAAAGAGACAATCAAGATAGAAAAAAACACCTATGAAACAATACTCATAGAGCCTGTTCTTGAAGGGCTGAATCTTGAAGGAGTGCTCAAGGTAGAGGACAGCAAAATAAAAGTCTGGCTTACAGATGATGAGAGAAGAATTCCTGTCA
- a CDS encoding glycosyltransferase codes for MKQINILQIISSKDATGGSQEHTRILCAGLDKTKYRIIVVTRPGSIVPYYKEQGFEVIPVELRHNPGSILKLLGIIKRYKIHIIHTHNMLADRRGCVAGWLGGVPIVVTTIHTLMNTDRFGEEKRGTSVWQYNFLLKHVPKRIIALSKEVKYHTQKELNLEEDRISLIYNASDLSRLNLSVNKQEKKREFGIDENCCVVGTVGRLVELKGYPYLIKAASLILQKFPKKLKFLIVGDGYMAEKLKTLAKGLGIADKIIFAGQRQDVPEILHILDIFVLTSYYEGLPRSIIEAQACGVPVVATNVGGTPEVVINDKTGILVPTKDEKAIAKAVIDLLTNKDNARRMGNAGREWVQKQFDAPVFIKRTEYLFEDLIRKHIPDVA; via the coding sequence ATGAAACAGATAAACATTCTTCAGATAATAAGTTCCAAAGATGCAACAGGGGGTTCACAGGAGCATACAAGAATTCTTTGTGCTGGATTAGATAAGACCAAATACAGAATTATCGTAGTAACACGTCCAGGCTCAATAGTTCCGTATTATAAAGAACAGGGATTTGAAGTAATTCCTGTAGAGCTTAGACATAATCCAGGTTCTATTCTTAAGCTTTTAGGCATAATAAAAAGATATAAGATTCATATTATTCATACTCATAATATGCTTGCAGATAGAAGGGGCTGTGTTGCAGGATGGTTGGGGGGAGTTCCTATAGTTGTTACTACAATACATACATTAATGAATACAGACAGGTTTGGAGAGGAAAAGAGGGGAACGTCAGTATGGCAGTATAATTTTTTATTGAAACATGTTCCAAAAAGGATAATTGCATTATCAAAGGAAGTTAAATATCACACTCAGAAAGAGTTGAATTTAGAGGAGGATAGAATAAGCTTAATCTATAATGCATCAGATCTGTCAAGATTAAACCTAAGTGTTAACAAACAGGAGAAAAAAAGGGAATTTGGAATTGATGAAAACTGCTGTGTTGTAGGCACTGTGGGAAGACTTGTGGAACTTAAAGGATATCCTTATCTCATTAAAGCAGCTTCTTTAATACTTCAGAAGTTCCCCAAAAAATTGAAGTTCTTAATTGTGGGAGACGGATATATGGCTGAAAAACTTAAAACCCTGGCTAAGGGTCTTGGAATTGCAGATAAAATAATTTTTGCAGGGCAGAGACAAGATGTTCCTGAAATCCTGCATATTCTTGATATCTTTGTTTTGACGTCTTATTACGAAGGCCTGCCGCGCTCTATTATTGAGGCACAGGCTTGTGGAGTTCCTGTAGTAGCAACAAACGTGGGAGGCACGCCTGAAGTTGTAATTAATGATAAGACAGGCATACTTGTTCCTACTAAAGATGAAAAGGCCATTGCTAAGGCAGTAATTGATTTATTGACGAATAAGGATAATGCTAGAAGAATGGGAAATGCAGGTAGAGAATGGGTGCAGAAGCAGTTTGATGCGCCTGTATTCATTAAAAGAACAGAATATCTTTTTGAAGATCTAATAAGAAAGCACATACCAGATGTTGCATAA
- a CDS encoding glycosyltransferase family 4 protein → MLHKILYLSSSVNLWGARRSLLDILTHLDKKTFSPIVVCSSKGPLTEKLDEIKIPYRIAKMRLWRKGKYFPWIPHTVMCLAKLIRKERISLVHSNSHSDAPYGILACRFRKIPVISHIRDIIQPDKIGKYLLKHADRVIAVSNAAAKPFEDINNKNRKLLVINNSIDIDKFKVTGDLREELGISMDDMVIGIVGQISKLKGHDVFLKAASIILKKNKNVKFLIAGEVRRERDQGLCEALISKLNLKGNVIFTGFRNDIANVMSAIDILAFPTLKESFGRSAIEAMAHAKPVVASNVGGVPEIVSHDKTGILVSPGDAEELANGLLELINNKKKREDMGKEGLKVVREKFLIRGMMNRIEVVYKELLRKA, encoded by the coding sequence ATGTTGCATAAAATACTTTATCTAAGCAGCAGCGTTAATCTATGGGGTGCACGGAGAAGTCTTCTTGACATACTGACTCATTTAGATAAGAAGACTTTTTCCCCGATTGTTGTGTGTTCATCCAAAGGTCCTTTGACAGAAAAACTGGATGAAATAAAAATTCCATATAGAATTGCAAAAATGAGGTTGTGGAGAAAGGGGAAATATTTTCCATGGATTCCTCACACTGTTATGTGTCTTGCCAAATTGATAAGAAAAGAGAGAATCTCCCTTGTGCACAGTAACTCTCATAGCGATGCTCCGTACGGAATTCTAGCATGCAGGTTTAGAAAAATACCTGTAATTTCACACATAAGAGATATTATTCAACCTGATAAGATAGGTAAATATTTGTTAAAGCATGCTGATAGAGTAATTGCAGTTTCAAATGCAGCTGCAAAGCCATTTGAAGACATAAACAATAAAAACAGGAAGTTGCTGGTTATTAATAACAGTATTGATATAGATAAATTTAAAGTTACTGGAGATCTAAGAGAGGAACTGGGTATCTCCATGGATGACATGGTTATTGGTATTGTTGGACAGATAAGCAAACTGAAAGGACATGATGTATTTCTGAAGGCAGCATCAATTATTTTGAAGAAAAACAAAAATGTTAAGTTTCTTATTGCTGGTGAAGTTCGCAGAGAAAGAGATCAAGGGCTTTGTGAAGCATTGATAAGTAAGTTGAATTTAAAGGGAAATGTCATTTTTACCGGTTTCAGAAATGATATTGCAAATGTAATGTCAGCAATAGATATACTGGCATTTCCAACTTTAAAGGAATCTTTTGGAAGATCGGCAATTGAAGCAATGGCACATGCAAAACCAGTTGTTGCCTCTAATGTAGGGGGAGTTCCTGAGATTGTAAGTCATGATAAGACAGGCATTCTAGTTTCCCCGGGAGATGCTGAAGAGCTTGCTAATGGCTTGTTAGAACTGATAAATAATAAAAAAAAGAGAGAAGATATGGGAAAAGAAGGATTAAAAGTTGTAAGAGAGAAGTTTTTAATTAGAGGTATGATGAACAGAATAGAAGTGGTGTATAAGGAGTTGCTTAGAAAGGCATAA